In the Desulfobulbaceae bacterium DB1 genome, TCGGACGAATTCCAGCGCCTCTTTCGCGCAGCGGATCTCATCATCAGCAAGGGTCAGGGCAACTTTGAAACCCTGTCAGAGGTACAGGCCCCTCTTTATTTTCTGCTCACCGTCAAATGCCCGGTGGTGCGGGACCATATCGAGCAGATATCCGGCCGCACGGCGGACATCGGCCGGACCGTGCTGCTCAAAGGAATCCATCATGAATGGAAATGACCCATGCCCCTGCGGCTCCGGCACTGCTTTTGCCGGCTGCTGCGCCCCGTTTGTCAGCGGATTGAGCCATGCACCCACGGCCGCCGCGCTGATGCGCTCCCGGTTCACCGCTTACGTGGTCAAAAACAGCGAATACCTGCTTGCAACCTGGCACCCGACCACCCGGCCTGATTCCATCGCCCCCGAGTCCATCCCGCACTGGACCCATCTCGAACTGATTCACGACGAAGAAAACGAAGACGGCCGGGCCCGGGTTGAGTTCAAGGCCCGGGCATTTTCCCTGGGCCAGGTGCTGGTGCTGCATGAGATCAGCCGTTTTGTGAAGGAAAACGGCCGCTGGTACTATATCGACGGCGAGATCAAGGACGCGCCGCGCACAACCGCCGTCAAAATCGGCCGCAACTCCCCCTGCCCTTGCGGCAGCGGTAAAAAATTCAAGAAATGCTGCGGCCCCTGATCCGCCACTCATAACAAATTATTCCCCTTTTCCCTTCCCGCTTTTCCTTTGTTGCCGTTTTGTTTGCCTAACCCTACACAGGTGTGCAAATAACCTCCCACGAGAATTTCTCCGTTAACATTCAAAAAAAAAATTGGTAGGACGCTATTTGTCCGAGCGGATCATGTACACTCTGGATTATCGTAGGACAATGCAGCGCTGTTCTGAAAAATTCCAACAAAAGGTGAACAAATGAGCAAAAAACTTGACGAAATACCGACAGTAAGTCCCTCAAATACCAAAAAAGAAATTCTGGAAGCTTACAATCAACTTGTGGAAAAATTTGATAATCGCGCCGAGGAAGAGTTGCAACCTGAAAAGGAAAAGGAAGTACGACGAATCAGGGAAGTGACCGTTGTTGCCGAAGAACTTGCCGGAGTCAAGGTGAGCGAGGCCATAGGCTCGATCAAGACCGGCATCAGCACCGCCTTGACCGATATCGCCGCCAGGATCGAGGAGCAGACAGAGCGTTACCGAAAAACCAAGGAGGCGGTTGCGGCAAAGGAGAAAGAGCTTGCCGAAATCTTTGAAATTGAAAAATCAGCATATTCCCTGGCAGCTCTCCTCGAAGCTCAGAAACAAAAAAAGACCGCCTTTGAGGAAGAGATGGCCACCCGCAGGGAGGAGCTGGAATCTTCGATAAAGCATGACCGCGCAACGTGGGAACAGAAACAGGCCGAAGCCGTCGCCAGGGTGAAGGAACAGCAGGAGCAGCTTGAAAAGGCCCGGCGCCGCGAACAGGAAGAGTATGACTACAAGCTGATGAGGGAGCGGGAACAGAAGACAAATGCCCTGCAGGACGAGATCAACCTGCTGGAGAAAGAGCTGCACCTGAAGAAGGAAGAATTTGAAAAGAAAGTTGCCGACAGAGAGGCGTATTTAAAGGAACGCGAGGCGGTGGTTACCCAGCAGGAAAAACGCATCGTTGCTCTTGATATCCAGGTGGAGAAATTCCCCAGGGAACTGGAGGAGGCTATCAAGAAAACCGTCAAGGAGACCACGGAACGGTTGACCGCTGCATATACGAAAAACGAGGAACTGCTGCGCAATACCCTGGAAGGTGAAAAAAATGTGCTCACCACGAGGATACAATCCCTGGAGCAGACTGCCGTTGATCAGAAAAAACAGATTGACCTGCTCGCCTCCCAGCTCGACAAGGCCTATGGCAAGGTACAGGATATTGCCATTAAGGCGGTTTCAAGCCCAAGAGAACGTTATTACAATGAATCTCCGCCAAAAGGAACCGCACAGAACGACGGCAAGTAAATGACCGGTTGCATCGATCAAGCCGTTCGCGCATTGAAACGTGTCAACGCTGGATCATTCATCCCTGAAAATCAGGTATTGGAAGAAAGATGAAAACAACAAAAATCGCACTCAAACCATATCTTGAAAAAATCGAACAGCTCTGCGAACCACTCGGCAAGGATGCGCTTGCGAGACTGCTCCTTGAATTGGCAAGAGACATTGTGCCGGAAGAACGGACGGACTTCCTCCACTCCATCCTTTCCCATGTGTCCAAGGGTTCGAAACGGCTTTCAGTTACGCCAACCATTCCCGAAAAAAAACTGCTCGCCCAAATCGGGGATTTGCGGCAGGAAATTCTCACCCGCATCCAATCCATTGAGGACGGTTCCTACTGGGAGGACCCGGACGAGGACTGGCAGGATTCCTATTATGATGATGGCGACCCGGATCTGCTGAACGATGAACAGAAGGCCACACTTACCGCTTTCTTCATTGACGGCGGCCATCTTTTCATGGCCGGGAATAAAAAATCCGCGCAGGAAGTGTACCATGCCCTGCTCTCCTTGGTAAATGAGGTCGAAGCATACGGTTTTCTTCCTGAATTGAACGTCGACCTGCGGGAAGCACGGGCGCGCTATGCCAGATGTGTTTATGAATCCGCTCCCGAAAACAAACGCGTTGAATCAATGCTGGCCGCCATGGAGGCCGACCTTGAAAAATCCGACATGGGCGGATTGCTGGATGACGACTTCCCCCTGTTGCAGGATGTGATCGATGCCGAAACCGGCGCCCTTGAAGATTTCGGCCAATTCCTGCCTTCCTGGAAAAAGGCACTGGAACAAAAAGATTTTCACATGGATCGGGTTGCCGACCTCTGCCTGGAAGCAGCCTTTCTGACAGAAGGCGTGAAGGCCGTGGCAAATCTCGCCCGTTCCTGGCAGGCAAAACAACCGCGGGGGTATCTCTCCTGGCTGCTGCAACTTGAAGCCGGCGAGGACTGGACGTCCCTGAAGAATGCATGTCAAGAGGTCCTCAATATTTTACCGCAGGGTTCGGATCGCAGGAAGGCTGCGAACTCCCTGATCAAAACCGGTAAAAAACTCGGGGAGAACGGCGTGATCCTGGAAGGCTACCGGGAAAGATTCAGATCGCAGCCGGACGATGGCGGTCTTCTTGACCTGGCGGGTGAGGCCGCCAGACAACAGGTTAGAGAAAAAGAGCTGGCGGAAATCTGTTTGTTTCTTACCAAACGGAAATCCGGACACAGTGAAAGCGCTCTGCTGGTCAAGGCCCTGCTCATGGCAGGCGCAGTCGACGAGGCCTTCAAACTGTGCAAACAAAATAAAGCCGTCGGCTGGTCCCATGGCAACGCAACCGGCCTGCTCTTTGCCGGAGTATTGTATTTGGCATCCGGCGGTCATGCCGACTGCGGCCTGATCCGCGACATGCTGCGAGACTATGGAGAGTGTATTTCCATGGATTCCAGCAATTTTGACGAACCTGAAAACGAAACAAAGCTCTCCGGTTTCCAGGAAATCATACGCGGACTTGGCCTGGCTGACCCGGCAAGCCTCGACTTGAACCTTTACCGGCAATGGGCCGAAACCATCGGGGAAAATCGGGTTAACCATATTGTTTCCAACAAACAGCGGACAGCCTATGACCGGGCCGCAAAAGCACTGGCCGTCCTGGCCGAGGTAATGGCGGCCACCGGCATGAAAAAAGAGGCCCTGGCTTTTTTACAAGGTTATTGCAAGACCCGCTACAATCGCCATGTTGCCTTTCGGAGAGAGGTGAAGCAAGCGGTCGAGCAATCCAGAATCCTGCGCGGCATGGAAGCAGGATTGTAAAGGAACCGATCAAATTCTTGAACATTGGAAGATGAAAAAGGAAAGCAAAATGGTCGAAGAAAACTTTGGAAACCTGAAAATCCGTCAACCGCCGTCGAAAACGTCAGAATCACCCTGCCCTTGTGCAGAAGCGGTAAAAAATTCAAGAAATATTGCGGTCCGTGATCCGCTCCTTTTCATAACAAATTGTCACTCCTTTTTCTTTGCAATTTTTTCCTGTTGCAGTATCCTTTTCCTAACTCTTTTTAAAATATCGAGGCTAAAAAATCTTCAACCATGCGAGCCCCTGATTTTTTTTACGCTTCATTCGAAAAAAAAATTGGTAGGACGCTATTTGTCCGAGCACGTCGGGTATACTTGGAAAGAAACGCTGAAACGTTCAAACGCTGAAACGCTGAAACGCTGAAACGCTGAAACGCTGAAACGCTGAAACGCTGAAACGCTGAAACGCTGAAACGCTGAAAAAGCAAACAACCCAAGTTTAAAAAAGGAAGAAAAAAATGCCCGGACAATCCTTCGAAGACCTGGAAATCTGGCAACTGGCTCGTTCCTTAACCGGCAAAATATACAAACTTACCGCGAACGAACGTTTTTCAAAGGATTTCGGCCTTTGCAGCCAGATTCAGCGCGCTTCCGTATCGGTCATGTCAAATATCGCCGAGGGTTATGAGCGAGGAGGCAACCAGGAATTCATCCAGTTTCTCGCCATTGCCAAGGGAAGCTGCGGCGAGGTTCGATGTCAGCTTTATGTGGCCCTTGATCAGGGATATGTCAAACGCGAACATGCAGACTCCCTGATTGACCAGCACAGGAAGCTCTCCATCATGGTCCACAAATTCATGGAGCACCTCAAAGGCAGCAGATTCAAGGGCCCAAAATACAAGGAACCGAAACCAGATCCGAAAATGGCTGAATTCGACGCCCTGCTGAAGGAATGCATGAAGAAATAACGATCAAGCGGGAAAACGCTCCAACGTTTAAACGATCCAACGTTTAACCGCTGGAACGATCACACACTGAAACGGTGAAACGAGCTCACGCTGAAACGCTTGACCGTTTAACCACTGGTCCGCTGAAACGCTTGATCGCTGGAACGTTGAACCGCTTGATCGCTTTATCGCTGGAACATTGAAACGCTTGATCGTTTGATCGCTTGATCGCTGAAACGTTGAATCGTTTGATCGCTTGATCGTTTGATCGCTGGAACGCTGGAACGCTGGAACGTTCCAATACAGGAGGAAACCAGATGAACCGCCGCAATTTTTTCAAAACCGCCCTGTCCGGCCTGGCTTTTTTCGTTCTTTCCCGGCCGAAAAAATCAGCCGCAAAAAAAACCATCCCTCTGTTTTCCTGCCATGTTGCCGGTTTCCAATATTATGACGGCCCGCGCCTTATCAACAGCCTGCGCGCCGGAGACCAACTGTCTCTCACCCGCGAACCCGCCAATCCCCACGACGACAAGGCCATTGCCGTTTATACCGCTGCCGGCCGGAAACTGGGCTACCTCCCCGCATACATCAACGAAACCCCGGCCCAACAGATGGACAAGGGAAAACATTTCACCGCCCTGGTGAAAAACGTTGATACCGATGCCCCGCCGTGGGAGATGCTGGAGATGACGGTGGTTATGTTATATCTAACGTTAAGGAGAACAAAATATGAACCCCATAAATTCATTACTTGCCCATAAAGATCAAACCCTTATCTCTCATTTGGAAGGCGTGAGTCAAAAAGCAGGGTTTTTTGCAACTGCATTCGATGCATCGGAACAAGGAAAGTTGGCGGGGCTTCTCCATGATCTCGGCAAGGCGGAGACGGAGTTCCAGAAACGTATTCGTACCTCTGACCAAGACGGCGAAAAACAACCACATGCTCATCATGGAGCGGCCTACGCCCTTCGTCAAAGTGAACCAGCCCAATGGCCAGTCGCTCTCGCTGTGAATGGTCATCACGCAGGGCTCCACAATCGAGGAGATGTTGACCAGAAAGCGGAAGCATACAGAGAAATGGCAAAGTCCTGCCTGTTAAAAATTCGGGAGAATCACCCTGATTTCACTGTTCCATTATTGCATGACATGTTGCCGGGTTGGCTGCAGGACCTTGATTTTTTTCCAGGAAACAGAGGGAACGGATGGCTGGCCACCGATCTTTTTACCCGCTTCCTGTTTAGTGCATTGATAGACGCGGATCGGCTGGACACGGAGGAGCATGCGGAGGATGGAGATAAAAAAAATGAGGCGAGGCAATGGAAACCTTTTAAACCCGAGTCGTTGCTTCTGCGTCTGGAAGAAGAGCTGAAGGAGCGGGCCGAAAAAGCAAAGTCTGAGGGAAAGGCTTCCGGGGAGGTCCTGGCCGTCCGTCAGGAAGTAGGGAATCTTTGCAGGGATTCTGCAGGCAAGGATCGTGGCCTGTTTTCCCTAAGTGTTCCGACCGGTGGCGGCAAAACTTTGGCTTCCATGCTGTTCGCCCTGCATCACGCCGTTCATCACGATAAATTCGCACAGAGAAACAAACAGTTCCGCCGCATAATCGTTGTCATTCCCTATCTCAGCATCATCCAGCAAACCGCCAAGGCGCTTCGGGAGATTTTTGAACGCGATGAAGCACTGAAAGGACGTGTTGTTCTTGAACATCATTCCCAGGTGGAAGACGAGCCGGACCCGGCTGGGAAGCAGAAAGATAAGAAAGAGGCTGAACCTTCATACGACACCATTTCTGAACGTCGGCGCCTGGCGGCCGAGAACTGGGATGCTCCCATCGTCGTGACTACAAGCGTCCAATTCTTCGAATCCCTGTTCTCCCGTCGTCCGGCCAAGGCACGCAAACTTCATAACATCGCCCAATCGGTCATTATATTTGATGAAATTCAGACGTTGCCGCCACTCATGCTCCAGCCGATTCTGCATGCTTTGTCCGAACTTGCCAACCCCCAAAGGCCTTACGGATGCACAATGGTCTTTTGTACGGCCACCCAGCCCGCTTTGCATAAAAGCGAGGATTTGCCCACCGGCCTTGAGAATGTGCGGCCCATCGTGCCACCGGAAAAGGCGCGAGAACATTTTGCATCGCTGCGGAGGGTGGCGTATCGATGGCCGGAAGATAATGAAAGCATTTCATGGGAGGAACTCGCGGGTTCGATTTTGAGGAGGGATGCCCAGCAAGCTCTGATAGTCGTCAATACTCGCAAGGCGGCCCGTGAACTTCATCAGGCATTCCGTGAGAAACTCGGCAATGATGCGGACGGACTCTTTCATCTCTCCACCTGGATGATGCCCGCCCACAGAGTTGAAATTCTAGAGGAAGTAAAACGCCGGCTTGATCCGAAGAACTTCAAAAACAATGGTCGTGAACGGTGCATCCTGGTTTCCACCCAGTGCATTGAAGCTGGTGTTGATGTGGATTTTCCGGCGGTATGGCGGGCTCTTGGCCCTTACGATTCTATCGTTCAGGTTGCCGGAAGGTGCAATCGCAATGGTTTGATCAAGAATCCGGACGAAGCTGTAGTCCAAGTCTTTCATCCCAAAGATAGCAAGTCGCCCAAGGGACTATATAGCACCGCCATTGCCCAAACCGAACTGCTACGCAAAATGGGGCTGGCTATTCCGGAAAACCCCGATTCCTTCACCGCGTACTTCCGGTTGCTCTATCAACTTTCGGTCCCGGACGAGTGCGGCATCCAGCGTGCGCGAAGTCGTTTGCAATTCAAAGAAGTGGACGAGTTGTTTGAGTTTATCGAGCAAGACACGATTTCGGTGCTCATCTGTAATCAGTATGTTGACTATGCTGGTGAGAAATTTAAGAAGACAGCGGGAGGTAAGCTTTACGAGGAGGCACAGACGAGACGTGGTGGAAAAGGCAAAATTATGGGATATTTCACCCGCGAGGATTGGCGGAATATCCAGCCGAATATCATTAACCTGCCATCTCGCAGTCTCAAAGATGAAAAAGTTAGAGGAAAACTTGAAAAAGCCTTTAATGATGAAACCTCTGGGCTTTATGTCTGGTTGGGCAAATACCATGCTGGATTCAAGGGCACAGGAATAGACTTTGAGGGGGCAATGCCAGTGGAGGGGTTAATATTATGATCAGCGAGCCAATACGTTTACAAGTCTGGGGGCCATATGCCTGCTTCACCCGGCCGGAGTTTCATGTCGAGAGGGTGAGCTATCCGGTCATAACCCTTTCTGCGGCCCGCGGCATTCTTGAGGCAATCTTCATGAAGCCCATTGAGAAGCCGGAAAGTAAAAAGCGCACCGACAAGGAAGGATTCCGTTGGCATATCCTGCGGATCGGCATCGTGCATGAGGGTTGCATGATGCCGATTCTGAGAAATGAACTTGGTTACCCATCGCACAATTATACGGGGTTTGACATCAGTGACATGCAAAATGTCCGTACCCAGCGTCACAGCCTGATTTTGCAAGGAGATAAAATCGGTAACGGAGAGAGACGACTTGAATATCTCATTGAGGCGGTCATCGAGACCAATGGGGCCAATATGGGCAAGTATGCAGGGGCATTTGTGCGGCGAGCCGGCAAAGGGCAATGTCATCACCGGCCGTATTTCGGTTGCCGCGAGTTCCCTTGCAACTTCGAACTGGCGCCCGAGGCCGAACCAAGCGCCAGCATCAACAAATCGTATGGGGTCATGTTCCGTGATTTTGATTTCGATCCTGTCTGGGAGCACTGGACCAAGAACGGAAATGATCGGCCCACTGTATGGCGGGATGCCGGTGGGCGGACCATCTCTCCGGTGCCTGAAAAACCGGTTATGGCGGTCGCAGAAAGAGGGTGGATTACCGTAGCCAAGATTGTTGAAGAAAACGGGGAAAAGGAGGTGACCGGAATATGATCACTGAACTTCTTCAACTATATGAGCGGATACAGCGTGTAATCAACACAGATGAGCCTTTTGCCAGGCGCCGAATTCATTGGGCTATCGACTTGGACAAACATGGAGAGGTGATAAGCGTTTCGCCTACCATTTCACGCAATACGGATGGAAAGGGAAAAACGAAGGAAGTGCTGGGCAAGGAATACCGCTGTCCTGCCGCGTTTTTTCTCAAATTGAGAAACACGAATGTTGTGGCTGCTGCTGGAGGCGGCAATATTCCGCCCGAATTAATGTCAGGTAAGCCTTTGCAGATTTTCGGTGAAGAACCGGTCGTCAAAAAAGACAGGCAAGGGAATGTCCTTGAGAAGAAGGTCAAAAAAGCTGAAACGGGCACCCCTAAAAGCAATCATCAGGCATTTCTGGACCTCCATGATCGTTTTTTAGCCTCACTCCCACCTGAACAAACACAGGAAGCTGAATGGACCGCTTTAAGGATGTTCTTCGAAAAAAGGAAAGGTATCCCATTTAACGCATTTTCGGATCAGAACCTGGCCCAACTTACGAAAGATCAACGATTTTCTTTCCGTATCAATGGCCGGTTACTTTTGCAGCATCCCCAGGCGACTGGTTGGTGGCGAGATGAAATAAAAAAGCAGCGTGAAAGTGTTCGGCAATGTCTTCCTCAAGGTAGAGATCCTTTCGACCCTGCCACGGACGATTCTGTGCTGTCCGTGCGGTTTCCGCATATTCAGGGGGTTCCTAATGGCGGGGGATATTGCCCGATAGCCTCTTTTGACAAAGCGCCAATGCAGTCTTTTGGCCTTGGAGAAATCACAATGCCGCTGGGTTTGGAAACTGCGGAAAAAGTAAGCGCGGCACTCAACTGGCTTTTGAGCGACGAAACTTCATACAAACGCATGGGCGACGCAGTTGTTGTCTTTTGGGCAGTTGATAAAAGTGCCGCCAACTCGCCACCCCAGGCGTTAAACTTTGGCGATTTGCTGTCTGAAGCGGATCCTCTCCAAGTACGTGAATTCCTCAATAATGCATGGGGAGGGTATGCGCAATTTCCAGAAACATCAAAATTTCATGCAGCGGTTTTGTCATCTCCCCAGTCCCGCATCACTATCCGAAGCTGGCATACCGAAACACTTCCGCAGGCCGTAGCGCATTTTAGAAAGTGGTTGGGGTTGACATCACTTCTGAATCAGTGGGGGGATGAAATGCCAATAGCTATTGGCCAACTGGCAGCCTGTACCGTCCAAAAAGGGAAAAATAGCAAGCCGCTGCCACGCACATACACCGAGTTGTTTGAGGCGGCCCTTTTCGGCAGGCCATTGCCGTCCCGTCTTTTTTCGGCGGCACTTCAACGGCAGGGCCTTGAATTGGTCAAGGGGTGCGACAAGAAGACAAGAAAGGAATTTGAAGAGCGGTTGCGTGCCCGAACGGCGCTGATCAAACTTCATTTCGAACTTAACAATCGAGGAGGAGGTATAACTATGGAGAACCACACAAGTCAGAAGGACAGCGCCTATATGTGCGGGCGTCTGCTGGCGCTGCTTGACAAGATCCATGTCGAGGCACACAAAGGAAGCGGCGGGACGAACTCGTCCCCGGCCAACAGATCCTACGCCGCCGCCTCCACGACGCCGGCCCTTATCTTTCCCCAGCTCTGCAAGCTGGCACGCTATCACTTGAACAAGGTCGGCGGCGGGTGGGCAAACTGTCTTGAGCATGGATATGAGGCCGAAACAGGCGAACAGGTTGAAGGATTGAAACAGGTGGTTGTCCGACTTCAGGATGCTGCGGGCGGCACTTTCCCGCGTACTTTGTCGCTTGAGCAACAAGGGCGTTTTGCCATCGGATTTTATTATGAACGTTGCCGCAATTGGCCACACGCAAAAAAGAAGAACATTGTCACCAGTGATGAGAAGCACAACTAGCAACCTAAAATGCAAACAACCATTTGGATCGCTGACAAAAAGGAGCCAGGAATATGACAGAGCAAGCACAGAGTAACGAAAATGGCATAAAATTGCATCACAATATTATTACGCTTCCAGAAGGCAAGAGCGCTGGGGATGTTGTCGGGGAGCGGCATGACATAGTGCTGTTGACTGAAGTCGTGAAATCAAATCCGAACGGCGACCCGGACACCGGCAACATGCCACGCCTGCAACCGGATACCATGAAAGGGCTTATGACCGATGTGTGCCAGAAACGAAAAATCCGCAATTTTTATAGTTTGTACATGCCGTCAGGGGCGTTGTTGGATCATCCTGTGAGTGGATATCAAATCTTCATTCGAGAAAATGCCGTGCTCCAAAATCTTATGGAAGATGCTGATTTGGCCGAGACGGCAAAGAATATCTTCGATAGTTATTCAGAACCCAATAGAGGCAATTGGGTGCAGCCCGCAAGGGGGAGGGCTGGCAGCAGTGAATTCATTGTTCGTTCCTATCGTGATGCCCTGTGTCAGACATTTTTTGATGTCCGTGCATTCGGCGGAGTCGTTTCCACGGACGGTCCACTGAAGGGCAGCTTCTACGGCCAGATTCGCGGCCCCATCCAGTTCGGTTTTGCTGAAAGCCTTGATCGGGTCCTTCAACTTGATTTCACTATCACTCGTTGTGCATCGGCGAGTGAAAAGGAGGCAAACCAGGCGGGTGAAAGTGAAGGTGAGAGCGAATCAAGTGGCAACCGCACCATGGGGCGCAAGCATGTCGTGGATTACGGCATTTACCGGAGCCACATTTATCTCTCGCCGGCTTTTGCGGCAAAGACGGGTTTCACCTATTACGACCTCGATAATTTTCTTTTTGCGCTCCAGCACATGTTTTCCGATGATCGAGCGGCCGCACGGCCTGGTGGGATGCGGGTTGTTGGTCTTGTGGATTTTCAGCATTCCACCCCTCTGGGTAACGAACACGCTCATAAATTGTTCGAAATGGTGAATGTCCATCGCGCTGATGTGGGCGATGATGGCAACATCAAAAAAGAATTCCCGCAATCCATCGCAGACTATTGCGGCGAGGCCCCCAATGGTGCAGTGCGGGAAAAGGATCAGGGCGGTCCTGGAAACGAGCTAATCACCGCCCGCAAAATCATTTGGGAGATTCCGGCATGTCATGGAGAGAAGTGCACAGTGCGGTCATGAAAAGGAAGGAGGCGCCTGATCGATTTTTTGATGAGGCCGACCTCCTTCCCCTTTCCCGGCTCGCGGACCTTGAGTTTTGCGAACGGCGGGCGGCATTGCATCTGATCGAAATGGTGTGGGAGGACAATGTCCACACGGCGGAAGGCGCGGTAATACACCAGCGCGCCCACGGCGACGAATCTCCAGAAAAACGGGGCGGCCTGGTCATCGTTCGTGGTTTGTGGCTTCGATCCTTACGGCTAGGACTCTCAGGCAAGGCAGATATCGTCGAGTTCCATCGTGCGGACGACGCTGATGCCATGGGAGCCGTGATTCCCGGTTATTCTGGCCGATGGATGGTCTATCCGGTTGAGTACAAACCAGGACGGCTGAGGCACCAGCGAAGTTTCCAGATTCAGCTCTGCGCCCAAACCCTTTGTCTGGAGGAAATGCTCCGGTGCGTGGTGCAGGAAGGTGCCCTGTTTTACGGCAAAAATCGGCGACGCCAGGTGGTACGCTTCGATGATCAATTGAGGCGCGAAACCGAAGAAACGGCCATCCGCCTCCACGAGCTGGTCCGCTCCGGCAGGACGCCGTCGGCCCGCTATGAAAAGAAGTGCGACAGTTGTTCTCTCATGCACCTCTGTCTGCCGAAGGTGGCTGGAGCGGGCAGGAGCGTCGGCAGCTATTTTGCGCGGATGTTAGCGGATTGAGTCAATTATAGGGTGGAATAAAACGATGCAAGACATGAAACCCAACCTGATTGTTTTCAAGGGAAAAGAAATAAGACGGACGATTCACAATAATGAATGGTGGTTCTCGGTTGCCGATGTGGTGGCAGCATTGACAGATTCAACGAATGTCAGTGACTACATCAAGAAAATGCGGCGGCGTGACAATGAGTTAAGCAAAGGGTGGGGACAAATTGTCACCCCCCTTTGGCTGGAGTCCGAGGGCGGCAAACAGAAAACAAACTGCGCCAACACAGAAGGTATCTTCCGTATCATCCAGTCCATTCCTTCCCCAAAGGCCGAGCCCTTCAAGCGCTGGTTGGCCAAGGTCGGTTATGAGCGGGTGCAGGAGATCGAAGATCCGGAACTGGCAACGAAACGGACCAAGGCGCTTTACCGGGCCAAGGGCTATTCGGAAGCGTGGATTGAAAAACGGATGCGCGGCATCGCCGTCCGGGCCGAACTGACCGATGAATGGCAGACCCGGGGCGTGAACGGCGAGCCGGAATACGCCATCCTGACTGCGGAAATTTCCAAGGCCGCTTTTGGTTTGACCCCGTCCGAATATAAGGAATTGAAAGGACTGGAGCGGGAGAATCTGCGCGACCACATGAACGATCTGGAGCTGATTTTTTCCATGCTGGGTGAAGCGGCCACCACCGAGATCGCCCGGAGGCAGGATGCGCAGGGCTTTGGCGAAAATAGAACGGCGGCCCGCAAGGGTGGCCGGATTGCCGGGGAGGCGCGGGAAAAA is a window encoding:
- a CDS encoding type I-C CRISPR-associated protein Cas7/Csd2 produces the protein MTEQAQSNENGIKLHHNIITLPEGKSAGDVVGERHDIVLLTEVVKSNPNGDPDTGNMPRLQPDTMKGLMTDVCQKRKIRNFYSLYMPSGALLDHPVSGYQIFIRENAVLQNLMEDADLAETAKNIFDSYSEPNRGNWVQPARGRAGSSEFIVRSYRDALCQTFFDVRAFGGVVSTDGPLKGSFYGQIRGPIQFGFAESLDRVLQLDFTITRCASASEKEANQAGESEGESESSGNRTMGRKHVVDYGIYRSHIYLSPAFAAKTGFTYYDLDNFLFALQHMFSDDRAAARPGGMRVVGLVDFQHSTPLGNEHAHKLFEMVNVHRADVGDDGNIKKEFPQSIADYCGEAPNGAVREKDQGGPGNELITARKIIWEIPACHGEKCTVRS
- a CDS encoding CRISPR-associated protein Cas4, which gives rise to MKRKEAPDRFFDEADLLPLSRLADLEFCERRAALHLIEMVWEDNVHTAEGAVIHQRAHGDESPEKRGGLVIVRGLWLRSLRLGLSGKADIVEFHRADDADAMGAVIPGYSGRWMVYPVEYKPGRLRHQRSFQIQLCAQTLCLEEMLRCVVQEGALFYGKNRRRQVVRFDDQLRRETEETAIRLHELVRSGRTPSARYEKKCDSCSLMHLCLPKVAGAGRSVGSYFARMLAD
- a CDS encoding phage antirepressor protein; the encoded protein is MKPNLIVFKGKEIRRTIHNNEWWFSVADVVAALTDSTNVSDYIKKMRRRDNELSKGWGQIVTPLWLESEGGKQKTNCANTEGIFRIIQSIPSPKAEPFKRWLAKVGYERVQEIEDPELATKRTKALYRAKGYSEAWIEKRMRGIAVRAELTDEWQTRGVNGEPEYAILTAEISKAAFGLTPSEYKELKGLERENLRDHMNDLELIFSMLGEAATTEIARRQDAQGFGENRTAARKGGRIAGEAREKLEVETGNKVVSSENYLTEPEGRKRLKGKKD
- a CDS encoding four helix bundle protein yields the protein MPGQSFEDLEIWQLARSLTGKIYKLTANERFSKDFGLCSQIQRASVSVMSNIAEGYERGGNQEFIQFLAIAKGSCGEVRCQLYVALDQGYVKREHADSLIDQHRKLSIMVHKFMEHLKGSRFKGPKYKEPKPDPKMAEFDALLKECMKK